The genomic region CTTTGCCGAAAATGCGCCGCAAGCGCCGTGGACAAAAGGAGAAGAACTTTCGTTTCGTTTGAGCTGGGGAATTGTTTCGGCGGGTTCTGCCGATATGAAAGTGATTCCGCTTCCGGATGGAAAAATTCAATTTGAAAGCATCGCCCGCAATAATGGCGCATTCAAATCCATTTACCCGGTGGCAGATACTATTCGCACGATTTCTGTGGGCGAAAATTTCCTCCCCGAATCCTTTCTGCAAATCCTAAACGAAGGCAATTACCATAAAACCGCACAAATTCGATTTGACCGCAAACAAAAAACGGCGCGCCTTTCGGATACGGTTTTTGTAAACGCCAAACGCGATGAAGTCAAAACGCGAGTCGATACGACGATTTCGTTAAACGGTTACGAACATTGCATTATTTCGGCGTTTTACCGCGTTCGGAATATGGATTTGACCGGGAAAAAGGATACGTATTTTTCGGCGGTCAGCGGGAAAAAACGGTATTCTCTGCGGGTCATCGTCCACGGCAAAGAAAAAGTGGAAACGGATCTCGGCGAATTTGATTGCATCAAAGTGGAACCGGTTCTCGGCGATGACGGTGCCTTCAAAGCGGCGGGAAGACTTTTCATTTGGCTAACCGACGACGATCGTCGCTTGCCCGTTTTAATGCGTGTGAAAATTCCTATCGGTTCAATTAAAGGCGAATTGACCCATTTTCGGCAAGGAAAGACTCTGTAAACGGATTTTTGCGAAGTCTATTTTCTTTTTACATAAATAATTGAGCATATAATCCCAAGAATAAACTATATTCAACACGGAACTGTTCTATCTCTAAAAATAGAGGCTCTTTAGAAATGTTAAAAAAAGTTTGCATCCTGTTTTTTGCCATGGCTGTTGCCAGCTTTGCACAAGACGACTTTGCGTCTAGTGATGACGAAGGCGCAGTCCAGACGCCGGCATCGTATGAAGATGACGATGGAGAATCGGCAACAAATTCTCGTGCTGCGGATCGTGCGAAACGCCGTGAATTTGAAAAAGACCAAAAGTTGGATGAATTTGCAAATAACATCCGCCGTCGTGACTGGCTCAAAGACCGTTTGATTTTCCAACTCGGTATGGGTTCTCGTCAGCCGGTGATGGGCGAAACCGGACTCGGTATGGGCTTCGGCTTTGGCGCTGAATATATCACTCGCTGGCATTTGGGTTTATACGGCTCCTTCGGCTTTGTCCCGAGCGGCGATGACCCAGACTTCTCGGACTATAAATTGGAAGGCGGCACCGGTTGGAAGGTCGGTTTGAACTATTATCTCTTCCCAAAGAATCCGCTCCACTTGGGCTTCTCGGTTTCTTATGGTACGGTTTACTACGACCACGATATTACCGCCGACGAATCCAACGATTATACGCGTGAATTGTTGATGACGAATGGTTTCCAATTTGACGTTCTTATCACTTACCTCACAAATGAATGGTATTATCTGCAGTTTGCAATCGGTATGTATTATGCGCCGGATGCACACGATGATTCGCACAAGAAGAATATGCAAGGTGAAACAATTTCGCGCGTCATCGATGACGATGGCATTTCGAAATTCGGCTTGGTCTTTGGCATTACCATCGGCTTTGCTCTCCCGGAATTCTTCCCGGATGCAACGGAAATTCGTCGTCGCGAACGCGAAAAGAAATACTCCGAAGAAGAATAAATTCTTCGCAGAAAAAGGCGCCCTGTCGTGTTGAACGGCGGGGCATTTTTTTATCTTGTTTTCGTTCAACTTTCGGATTTTATTTTATGCTTTCTCAAAATCAATCGTTCTTTTTTGTCGGCGTTGCAGGCTCGGGAATGAGCGCAATCGCTGAATATCTCGCGGGCAAAGGCTTTTCGGTTTCGGGCTCGGACCGCAAATTTTCAAGTGCTGAAGGTGATCATGTGCGTGCGCAATTAGAAGCTTCGGGAATTAAAACTTTTCCGCAAGATGGTTCTGGCGTGCAAAAAAATTTGACGGCTATCGTCGTGAGCACTGCGATTGAAGAATCAAATCCGGATTTAAAACGCGCGTTAGAACTCGGCGTTCCGCGTTTGCATCGTAGCGAAATGCTCGCCCAAATTTCGGAAAGCGTTAAAACGATTTGCGTGAGCGGAACCAGTGGAAAAAGCACGGTCACCGGGATGATTTGGCATATTTTGAATTATGCGAAACTTTCGCCGTCCATTCTTTCGGGCGCAGGACTTGTGACTTTAGAAAAGCAAGGAAAAATCGGAAACGCAGTCGCGGGAAATGGCGAATGGCTTGTCGCCGAAGCCGATGAAAGCGATGGCACTCTCGTGCGGTATTCGCCAGAAATCGGCGTGATTTTAAATATCGGAAAAGACCACAAAGAAATTTCAGAATTGCAAAAAATTTTTGCGGAATTTTCGAAAAATATTACGAGCAAAAATAAAACGCTAATCGTTAACGAAGCCGATGAATTGGCGAATGCCTTTAGCGTGAATCATTTAAAAGATTTTGGGCTCGAAGCGAAAGCGGGCGTGCAAGGAATGGATTTTAAACCGGAAGGTTATGCGATTCGTTTTCGGGTTCGTCACGGAGGCGAACTCGTGCAATTTAAAGTGCCGCTTCCCGGT from Hallerella porci harbors:
- a CDS encoding DUF3108 domain-containing protein → MFKRFFFCLVTFAAFLFAENAPQAPWTKGEELSFRLSWGIVSAGSADMKVIPLPDGKIQFESIARNNGAFKSIYPVADTIRTISVGENFLPESFLQILNEGNYHKTAQIRFDRKQKTARLSDTVFVNAKRDEVKTRVDTTISLNGYEHCIISAFYRVRNMDLTGKKDTYFSAVSGKKRYSLRVIVHGKEKVETDLGEFDCIKVEPVLGDDGAFKAAGRLFIWLTDDDRRLPVLMRVKIPIGSIKGELTHFRQGKTL
- a CDS encoding UDP-N-acetylmuramate--L-alanine ligase — translated: MLSQNQSFFFVGVAGSGMSAIAEYLAGKGFSVSGSDRKFSSAEGDHVRAQLEASGIKTFPQDGSGVQKNLTAIVVSTAIEESNPDLKRALELGVPRLHRSEMLAQISESVKTICVSGTSGKSTVTGMIWHILNYAKLSPSILSGAGLVTLEKQGKIGNAVAGNGEWLVAEADESDGTLVRYSPEIGVILNIGKDHKEISELQKIFAEFSKNITSKNKTLIVNEADELANAFSVNHLKDFGLEAKAGVQGMDFKPEGYAIRFRVRHGGELVQFKVPLPGFHNMMNALAAVAVAIQVGVPLRKCADALESFEGIHRRHQIVGCFKGVTVVDDFAHNPAKIAASIHAAQDFTAGRVIAYFQPHGFGPTRFLRHDLVKAMQESLRAQDAMFLSEIYYAGGTVTRDISSGDLVNDLTAKNVQAYFYADRNECGKAMVQFAKEGDTILVMGARDPSLSAFAKNLGEELSK